From one Pseudomonadota bacterium genomic stretch:
- a CDS encoding SRPBCC family protein — MTMDDWTRLDPPDTLIVERLLPGPIERVWDYLTQSDLRQTWFCAGDVGQEAGSTIEFKFDHRRLSQQPAPEKYAGEQVVNYEGKVVAYEAPHRLAFTWPEGDAPESTVTITLQTQGDQVLLRLAHSRVPGGETMVGIMAGWHAHLDLMGDAVAGRAVRDFWAHHMPLEDVYRARLAGG; from the coding sequence ATGACTATGGACGACTGGACTCGCCTAGATCCGCCCGACACGCTCATCGTGGAGCGTCTGCTCCCGGGACCTATCGAGAGAGTTTGGGATTACCTGACCCAATCGGACTTGCGCCAGACCTGGTTCTGCGCCGGCGACGTGGGCCAGGAAGCCGGCAGCACGATCGAGTTCAAATTCGACCATCGACGCCTGTCGCAACAACCCGCGCCAGAGAAGTACGCCGGCGAACAGGTGGTCAACTACGAGGGTAAGGTCGTCGCCTACGAGGCCCCGCACCGCCTGGCGTTCACCTGGCCGGAGGGCGATGCGCCTGAAAGCACGGTGACGATCACCCTGCAAACCCAGGGCGATCAGGTGCTGCTGCGCCTAGCGCACAGCCGCGTGCCAGGTGGCGAGACCATGGTGGGAATCATGGCCGGATGGCACGCCCATCTCGACCTCATGGGCGACGCGGTGGCCGGGCGCGCCGTGCGCGACTTCTGGGCCCATCACATGCCGCTGGAGGATGTGTACCGGGCACGGCTCGCAGGCGGCTGA
- a CDS encoding metalloregulator ArsR/SmtB family transcription factor — MVEQSSMDEAFRALGDSTRRAMLVALESGPQTISALAAPHAMTLAGASKHVAVLERAGLVHRQRQGRTHLISLDPDPLAAAHAWLSRYQRFWEARLDALEAALQELPAGKGKDR; from the coding sequence ATGGTTGAGCAATCTTCAATGGACGAGGCCTTCCGCGCCCTCGGCGATAGCACTCGCCGCGCGATGCTCGTGGCGCTGGAGAGCGGCCCCCAGACTATCAGTGCCCTCGCCGCTCCCCACGCAATGACCCTCGCCGGCGCATCCAAGCACGTGGCCGTACTCGAGCGCGCTGGCCTCGTGCACAGGCAGCGCCAGGGCCGCACGCACCTGATCTCCCTCGATCCCGATCCCCTCGCCGCCGCCCACGCGTGGCTATCGCGCTACCAACGCTTCTGGGAGGCACGCCTCGACGCCCTCGAGGCTGCGCTACAGGAACTCCCCGCTGGTAAAGGAAAGGACCGATGA
- a CDS encoding NmrA family NAD(P)-binding protein, producing MSTKERILVTSAAGHVGSAAVSNLLQRGFAVRAFVRQRDARAQTLEALGADLFVGDLHDYRDLKAAMRGVQRAFHNPPFSANVLYQATLFAVAAEEAKLDVVALMGAWNLNPTHPSIHQRGHWIAHHLYRSMPSVDVVHLAPGLFAFPYLLGLPAIAHFGQFMAPFGDGLNAPPSNEDVAAVAAAVLADPALHIGRSYRPTGPRLISPHDAADTFARVLGRPVIYKDLPFRAFHKAAIALGFPTEQVAHMRYYAAEVRAGVFATSAPTDHVQAVTGKPPEDFETIARRYIANPDLISPGLRIGSKWSAMKLLARILMARPFDLQQWEVERGYPLLTEPTLAHESRDWAIAAGEGRINLLPESAARRPRVAAQSVA from the coding sequence ATGTCTACCAAAGAGAGAATCCTGGTCACGAGCGCCGCCGGTCACGTGGGATCGGCCGCCGTCAGTAATCTGCTGCAGCGAGGCTTTGCCGTACGCGCCTTCGTGCGCCAACGCGACGCGCGGGCCCAAACCCTGGAGGCACTGGGCGCCGACCTGTTCGTCGGCGACTTGCACGACTACCGCGATCTGAAGGCCGCAATGCGCGGAGTTCAGCGGGCATTTCACAATCCGCCGTTCTCGGCCAACGTGCTCTACCAAGCAACCCTATTCGCCGTAGCGGCAGAGGAGGCGAAGCTCGACGTGGTGGCCCTGATGGGGGCCTGGAACCTCAACCCCACCCACCCGTCGATTCACCAGCGAGGTCACTGGATCGCTCACCACCTCTACCGCTCAATGCCGAGCGTGGATGTGGTGCATCTCGCACCCGGGCTGTTTGCTTTCCCCTACCTTCTTGGCCTACCCGCGATCGCACACTTCGGTCAGTTCATGGCGCCCTTCGGTGATGGGTTGAACGCGCCACCCTCGAATGAGGACGTGGCGGCCGTCGCCGCCGCCGTATTGGCCGACCCTGCGCTCCACATCGGTCGCAGCTACCGGCCTACCGGACCGAGATTGATCTCACCCCATGACGCAGCGGACACGTTCGCCCGCGTGTTGGGCCGCCCCGTCATCTACAAGGACCTGCCGTTCCGCGCCTTCCATAAAGCAGCAATCGCCCTTGGGTTCCCGACCGAGCAAGTCGCGCACATGCGCTACTACGCGGCGGAAGTGCGCGCCGGCGTCTTCGCCACCTCGGCGCCCACGGACCACGTGCAAGCGGTGACCGGCAAACCCCCCGAAGACTTCGAGACCATCGCGCGGCGCTACATCGCTAACCCTGACCTGATCAGCCCTGGCCTGCGCATCGGCTCGAAGTGGTCAGCAATGAAGCTGCTGGCGCGCATACTGATGGCACGGCCCTTCGATCTCCAGCAGTGGGAAGTGGAGCGCGGCTACCCGCTCCTGACGGAGCCAACCCTCGCTCACGAGTCGCGGGACTGGGCCATCGCGGCAGGTGAGGGGCGCATCAACCTCTTGCCCGAGAGCGCTGCGAGGCGCCCCCGCGTAGCCGCTCAGAGTGTGGCTTGA
- a CDS encoding TetR/AcrR family transcriptional regulator, with the protein MAKRTQSEKAESRENIVAAAATRIRENGIESTSIADVMRDAGMTHGGFYRHFESKEELVAAAITEAFKAGLHVFDEDLPGNAAQAGEYLAQYLSDQHVREPAIGCPIPLLGAEVGRGGAAWSDALARGVATASEKLEDGLDGLTRTEVLTLMSTLVGTLVIARGLGEGAFQREVVEASRAHVAPLLARANKV; encoded by the coding sequence ATGGCGAAGCGGACACAGAGCGAAAAGGCGGAGAGCCGAGAGAACATCGTGGCGGCGGCCGCCACGCGGATTCGAGAGAACGGCATCGAGAGCACGAGCATCGCGGATGTCATGCGCGACGCCGGGATGACCCACGGCGGTTTCTATCGCCACTTCGAGTCGAAGGAAGAACTGGTGGCCGCTGCGATTACCGAGGCGTTCAAGGCGGGGCTGCACGTCTTTGATGAGGATCTGCCCGGCAATGCGGCGCAGGCGGGGGAGTACCTGGCGCAGTACCTCTCTGATCAACACGTGCGCGAGCCGGCCATCGGCTGCCCGATCCCCCTCCTTGGCGCCGAGGTGGGGCGAGGTGGAGCGGCTTGGAGCGATGCGCTGGCCCGAGGGGTCGCCACAGCCAGCGAGAAACTTGAGGACGGCCTGGACGGCCTCACGCGCACGGAGGTGTTGACGCTGATGAGCACGCTCGTGGGGACGCTTGTCATCGCCCGAGGGCTCGGTGAGGGGGCGTTTCAACGGGAAGTGGTGGAGGCCAGTCGCGCGCACGTGGCGCCGTTGCTAGCACGTGCGAACAAGGTCTGA
- a CDS encoding RNA polymerase sigma factor, whose amino-acid sequence MLSDADQIQSLVDSIEQHRLEVSRFLSGRVGCVDAAADLFQSIVENLLRRDPDPPIEDVRAFLFQAAKNAALNHQRAERTRAKFVGQIAPLLGDRSDRSPEAIAEFEDELARVNQALQRLPVLTRKIFALYRLHGARQQDIAAQLGVSVSTVEKHVRRALSDCYTCLRS is encoded by the coding sequence ATGCTCAGCGATGCTGATCAAATCCAGTCCCTCGTCGATTCTATCGAGCAGCATCGGCTCGAGGTGAGCCGTTTTCTGAGCGGCCGCGTGGGGTGTGTGGATGCGGCGGCCGATCTGTTCCAGTCTATCGTTGAAAATCTGCTGCGCCGTGATCCCGACCCGCCGATAGAGGATGTGCGCGCATTCCTCTTCCAGGCAGCGAAGAATGCCGCTTTGAACCACCAACGCGCGGAGCGGACACGAGCGAAATTCGTCGGCCAAATCGCGCCGCTGCTAGGGGATCGGAGTGATCGCTCCCCTGAGGCCATCGCGGAATTCGAGGACGAATTGGCAAGGGTCAACCAGGCTCTGCAGCGTCTGCCCGTGCTGACTCGAAAGATATTTGCCCTGTATCGGCTGCATGGCGCTAGGCAGCAGGACATCGCCGCACAACTCGGTGTAAGCGTCTCCACGGTCGAAAAGCACGTCAGGAGAGCCCTTTCCGACTGCTACACTTGCCTTCGCAGTTAA
- a CDS encoding FecR domain-containing protein: MVAVYDDPTRGPELAAWRKQSPAHETAARQAEANWEVLGHVNDVPLSRFDTLKLAIQLRLARLSEGSSQPLSTLGVAVALIVVVYLGIDLGFRSEPQSGAAQVRAEEATIVSPESYKTRRAQQRTVSLDDGSEIWLDWQTELTVSMTASEREVRLLQGRAVFRVASDPDRPFSVVSDDAVATVLGTEFVVNRLHGQTVVVEVLEGAVRVQPEVGKAATRLGVGDVLRVTNGESSQVSNRPLAEIGSWRDGILVFEERPLIEALEALEPYTSYRIDASYVFDPNRPVSGTFLLSKGDAALRAIMQSYRLTGEVRGRNTLELRSMAPVRPR, from the coding sequence GTGGTGGCGGTCTACGATGACCCGACCCGTGGGCCGGAACTCGCCGCGTGGCGTAAACAGTCGCCTGCTCACGAAACAGCGGCGCGGCAGGCCGAGGCGAACTGGGAGGTGCTGGGGCATGTCAACGATGTGCCGCTGTCGCGCTTCGACACTCTGAAACTTGCGATCCAGCTCCGCTTGGCGAGGCTCTCCGAAGGCTCGTCTCAACCATTGTCCACCTTGGGCGTTGCCGTGGCCTTGATCGTGGTCGTATACCTCGGTATCGACCTTGGATTTCGCTCTGAGCCTCAGTCCGGTGCGGCTCAGGTACGTGCAGAAGAAGCAACGATCGTCTCGCCGGAATCGTATAAGACTCGTCGCGCTCAGCAGCGCACCGTCTCTTTAGATGACGGCTCCGAGATCTGGCTGGACTGGCAGACCGAGCTGACGGTCTCGATGACCGCCTCCGAACGTGAAGTGCGGCTGCTTCAAGGCAGGGCCGTCTTTCGCGTCGCGTCGGACCCGGACCGACCGTTTTCCGTCGTCAGTGACGACGCGGTCGCCACGGTGCTCGGCACCGAGTTCGTTGTTAACCGGCTGCACGGCCAGACCGTGGTAGTAGAGGTTTTAGAGGGCGCCGTCCGCGTCCAGCCCGAAGTTGGGAAGGCGGCAACACGCCTCGGCGTGGGTGATGTCTTGCGAGTGACGAACGGCGAGAGCAGCCAGGTCAGCAATCGACCCCTGGCAGAGATTGGCTCCTGGCGAGACGGAATACTCGTGTTCGAAGAACGGCCCTTAATTGAGGCGCTCGAGGCCCTGGAGCCCTACACCTCTTACCGGATCGATGCCAGCTACGTCTTTGATCCCAACAGACCTGTGTCCGGCACCTTCCTGCTAAGCAAAGGCGACGCCGCGTTGCGTGCGATCATGCAGAGCTATCGATTGACCGGTGAGGTGCGCGGTCGAAATACGCTCGAACTCCGCTCCATGGCGCCTGTCCGACCCCGCTAG
- a CDS encoding TonB-dependent receptor has protein sequence MKRPSGVAIVLALLAGPIAWGQDAAGDSQTYRFDIPAQPLMQALREFTALTDRQVVVPSADVSRYTSSGVSGTLTAEQALTTLVDETGLRVTSRDDDTYTVSLLNTANGLPRSQVIEQVVVTGTRIERTAVNSPAPVDIVTAQEIERLGLTDTTEALRFVPALNQSLTLSTFGNSDTDNGSLSGASFGLSALDLRGMGANRTLVLVNGRRHVSGVANSASVDVASIPAALIDRVEVLTGGGSSIYGADAVSGVVNYILKDDFEGVDVRSNGSLPTGGGGEAYFGALTVGSNFADDRGNVVISIEYNRQSELTFAERAFTRTSPRATANAEGSGFDQRFANVLAPDVRNNLWSPSPFFTFDPAGFGVEQEARNGVTTFGGVPLQQIVDPDTGEIRPYDFGSFLGVGFLAQGGDGGGQLYSNPRAPSIPDIERYAINTSAHFDFTDRVTGFVEAKYVRNESSAVLDRNFEISYQPIARDNVFLPDVVQSQFDSLEAQGLDPQITLSRQWQDPLSSQPADITRETFRIVGGFEGEVSNALSYSFSANFGRTDSSFVNNSAAVLDRYYAATDAIADPVTGEPICRSDIDPSGLPDGIFFPAPVTTNIRSFIPGDGSCVPLNVFALPDALNPDAVAFVFQRTEDTATIDQFVLNATVTGRSDDYLSLPAGGISYAAGFEYREETSLLVPNALDLNELDRFQGSPPSIIDGGFDVVEGFAEVSVPLLADQPFAQRLTLDASARVADYSTVGNATSFAFGTVWQPVSDIRFRASFNRAIRAPNIGELLVPQQQFPSQLRAGEDPCDPVGLTQGSDTRRANCELLVADLENFDPDVSESALGSLTLILGGNPDLTEETADTYTVGFAFTPSAIPGLAIVADYYDIQIDDAIGTTNFRNIVSFCADAATIDNVFCDAAPRDPVTGQVQSVLATPLNSAFLKSRGIDYQISYNFDLDDLFSSDFGAFTASLAGTYLIEREEQLAAAIPESLDRLDGEDGFAEHFLNLGLSWYKGPWIVDYGFNFSSSTVLGNQFGFGIEEVEADPFFLDRPNTGSAFVHYLGGVYQISEDFQVSLRVNNLFDRDPFEIRDDKDNIRPVSALGRTIQLGVQTTF, from the coding sequence ATGAAACGACCGAGCGGTGTGGCAATAGTGCTCGCGCTGCTGGCGGGGCCCATCGCGTGGGGGCAGGACGCGGCAGGAGATAGCCAGACCTACCGTTTCGATATCCCAGCCCAGCCGCTGATGCAGGCATTGCGCGAGTTCACCGCGCTCACAGATCGACAGGTCGTGGTGCCATCAGCGGACGTAAGCCGGTACACCAGTTCCGGTGTCTCCGGCACTCTCACGGCGGAACAGGCACTAACAACTCTGGTTGATGAGACCGGCCTTCGCGTCACGTCGAGGGATGACGACACCTACACTGTCTCTTTGCTCAATACGGCTAACGGATTACCAAGATCCCAGGTGATTGAACAGGTGGTTGTCACGGGCACACGGATCGAGCGGACGGCCGTCAACTCGCCCGCGCCTGTGGACATAGTGACGGCGCAGGAGATTGAGCGACTGGGCCTGACCGATACCACTGAGGCGCTGCGCTTTGTGCCGGCGCTGAATCAGTCTCTGACGCTCAGCACATTCGGCAATTCTGACACTGATAATGGTTCCTTATCCGGTGCGTCATTTGGTCTGTCTGCTTTAGACCTGAGGGGTATGGGAGCGAACCGTACCTTGGTTCTCGTGAACGGGCGCCGTCACGTGAGTGGTGTTGCCAACTCGGCCAGTGTGGATGTGGCCTCGATACCGGCAGCGCTCATCGACCGCGTCGAGGTGCTGACCGGCGGCGGATCGTCCATTTACGGCGCTGACGCAGTCTCGGGCGTGGTTAACTACATTCTCAAAGACGACTTCGAAGGCGTCGACGTGCGCTCAAATGGCAGTTTGCCAACCGGTGGCGGCGGGGAAGCCTATTTCGGTGCCTTGACCGTTGGCAGCAACTTCGCCGATGACCGAGGCAACGTGGTCATTAGTATCGAGTACAACCGCCAGTCCGAACTGACATTTGCAGAGCGAGCATTCACCCGCACCTCCCCACGAGCCACGGCGAATGCCGAAGGCTCTGGCTTTGATCAACGCTTCGCCAATGTTCTGGCGCCGGATGTGAGAAACAACCTCTGGTCTCCCAGTCCCTTCTTCACTTTCGATCCTGCTGGGTTCGGGGTCGAACAAGAAGCCCGCAATGGCGTCACAACGTTCGGTGGAGTGCCACTTCAACAAATCGTTGACCCCGACACGGGAGAGATCAGGCCCTACGATTTCGGCAGCTTCCTCGGGGTTGGGTTCTTAGCGCAAGGCGGCGACGGAGGCGGCCAACTCTATTCGAACCCGCGAGCACCCAGTATCCCCGATATTGAGCGCTACGCCATCAACACGTCCGCCCACTTTGACTTTACGGACAGGGTGACTGGCTTCGTTGAAGCGAAGTATGTGCGCAACGAGAGTTCTGCCGTTCTTGATCGAAACTTCGAAATCTCCTATCAACCGATTGCTCGCGACAACGTGTTCCTCCCGGATGTGGTGCAGTCGCAATTCGATAGCCTCGAGGCGCAAGGCCTAGACCCTCAAATAACCCTCAGCCGGCAGTGGCAAGACCCCCTAAGCTCGCAACCTGCCGACATTACGCGCGAGACCTTCCGCATCGTCGGCGGTTTCGAAGGAGAAGTTTCGAATGCCTTGAGCTATAGCTTCTCGGCCAATTTCGGTCGCACGGATAGCAGCTTCGTCAACAATTCCGCAGCCGTGCTGGACCGGTACTATGCGGCCACGGATGCGATCGCAGATCCGGTCACCGGGGAGCCCATCTGTCGCTCCGACATCGATCCGAGTGGTTTGCCAGACGGGATCTTCTTCCCGGCCCCCGTAACGACGAACATCAGATCCTTCATTCCGGGTGACGGCAGCTGTGTACCACTCAATGTTTTTGCTTTGCCCGATGCCCTCAACCCCGACGCGGTCGCCTTCGTCTTCCAGCGAACTGAAGACACAGCGACGATCGATCAATTCGTACTCAATGCAACCGTCACGGGTCGTAGCGATGACTACCTTTCTCTCCCGGCGGGCGGTATTTCCTACGCCGCTGGCTTTGAGTATCGGGAAGAGACCAGCTTGCTGGTGCCAAATGCGTTGGACTTGAATGAGCTTGATCGGTTTCAAGGCTCTCCGCCGTCGATCATCGATGGGGGGTTTGATGTGGTTGAGGGCTTCGCCGAGGTCAGCGTTCCGCTCTTGGCGGACCAGCCCTTCGCGCAGAGGCTAACCCTGGATGCTTCTGCGCGTGTTGCTGATTACAGCACCGTGGGTAACGCAACATCCTTCGCCTTCGGCACGGTTTGGCAGCCGGTCAGTGATATCCGTTTCCGAGCATCTTTCAACCGCGCTATTCGAGCGCCGAATATCGGTGAGCTGCTGGTTCCTCAACAGCAGTTTCCAAGCCAACTCAGAGCAGGCGAGGATCCGTGCGATCCCGTTGGTCTGACGCAAGGGTCCGACACTCGGCGAGCGAACTGCGAGCTTTTGGTTGCGGATCTCGAAAACTTCGATCCTGATGTATCGGAATCGGCGTTAGGCAGCCTCACCTTGATACTCGGTGGAAACCCAGACCTTACGGAAGAAACAGCCGATACATACACGGTTGGTTTTGCGTTCACCCCATCGGCCATACCGGGCTTAGCCATCGTTGCGGACTACTACGATATCCAGATCGATGACGCCATCGGAACCACAAACTTTCGGAACATCGTCAGCTTCTGCGCCGATGCAGCGACGATCGATAATGTGTTTTGCGATGCTGCACCAAGGGACCCGGTGACGGGGCAGGTGCAGAGTGTCCTTGCGACGCCACTCAATAGCGCATTCCTCAAAAGCCGCGGTATCGACTACCAAATCTCCTATAACTTCGATCTCGATGATCTGTTTTCTAGCGACTTTGGAGCCTTCACTGCATCGCTGGCCGGCACCTACCTCATCGAGCGGGAGGAGCAGCTGGCGGCCGCAATACCTGAGAGCCTAGACCGCTTGGATGGTGAAGATGGATTCGCGGAGCACTTTCTCAACCTGGGTTTGTCTTGGTACAAGGGTCCGTGGATAGTCGACTACGGTTTCAACTTTTCGTCGAGCACAGTGCTTGGAAATCAATTCGGTTTCGGCATTGAAGAGGTCGAAGCAGATCCGTTTTTCCTAGATCGCCCGAACACTGGCAGCGCGTTCGTGCATTATCTCGGTGGTGTGTATCAGATAAGCGAAGACTTTCAGGTCAGTCTGCGGGTGAATAACCTCTTTGACCGCGACCCCTTCGAGATACGCGATGACAAAGACAACATCCGGCCGGTTAGTGCCCTAGGCAGAACGATACAGCTTGGTGTTCAGACGACCTTCTGA